One segment of Allorhodopirellula heiligendammensis DNA contains the following:
- a CDS encoding DUF1559 domain-containing protein, giving the protein MNKHIERAGSGMFLLICILIVLSVAAMSVQRARELASSDRCRDNLRRLGIGLQNYHMAYDTMPAGAGGTTGGYGFPRQLSGEKDSNRGRLSGFAALLPFIDQSAAYSKLKGNRTGSFPPMGPVPSYDPSEYTLWSVQFDAFLCPSDPAVKEDYGMRSYVMNYGDAVDSVGRLFDDSAEDQVLRREVGRGAFVPHASIRNRDFLDGLSNTVMLSETMIGVGTEKSGAMVVRGVPGLIQSPGNALKTATASQEPYRPGQIIWSVGKGSRWAEGSFLVNAFTTVLPPNGPSATLPRDPESGCISPSSYHLDGVNVLMGNGAVRFVSNTIDVGDSNAASISPLLENGGEESPFGVWGAMGTRAGIEIIPSEREAAFQTYPGY; this is encoded by the coding sequence ATGAATAAACACATCGAACGAGCGGGCTCTGGGATGTTTCTGTTGATATGCATTCTGATCGTGCTCTCCGTTGCGGCGATGTCAGTGCAGCGTGCCCGCGAGCTTGCCAGTTCGGATCGGTGTCGCGATAACTTACGGCGTCTCGGCATCGGTCTTCAAAACTACCACATGGCTTACGATACGATGCCTGCTGGCGCGGGAGGAACGACGGGCGGATATGGTTTCCCTCGCCAACTGAGCGGCGAAAAAGACTCCAATCGTGGGCGTTTATCCGGCTTTGCAGCTTTGCTGCCGTTTATCGATCAGTCAGCGGCCTATTCGAAACTGAAGGGAAATCGTACCGGCAGTTTTCCCCCGATGGGCCCCGTCCCATCGTACGACCCGTCCGAATATACCTTGTGGTCAGTCCAGTTTGACGCATTCCTTTGCCCGTCGGACCCGGCGGTCAAAGAAGACTATGGCATGCGAAGTTATGTTATGAATTATGGTGACGCCGTCGACTCGGTCGGCCGGCTCTTTGACGATTCGGCCGAGGACCAGGTATTGAGACGTGAGGTGGGGCGAGGAGCCTTTGTCCCTCACGCGTCCATTCGTAATCGCGATTTTCTGGATGGTCTTTCGAACACGGTCATGCTCAGCGAAACGATGATCGGTGTGGGTACCGAAAAATCTGGGGCAATGGTTGTTCGCGGAGTTCCCGGTCTGATTCAATCGCCTGGCAACGCACTGAAGACAGCGACAGCTTCACAAGAACCATATCGACCGGGACAGATCATTTGGTCGGTCGGCAAAGGGTCGCGTTGGGCCGAGGGGAGTTTTCTCGTCAATGCTTTCACGACGGTGTTGCCGCCCAACGGGCCCTCAGCCACCTTACCTAGGGATCCCGAAAGTGGATGCATTTCCCCGTCGTCCTATCACCTCGACGGCGTGAATGTCTTGATGGGCAATGGGGCGGTACGTTTCGTCTCCAATACCATAGATGTCGGTGACTCCAACGCCGCGTCCATTTCGCCGCTGCTCGAAAACGGGGGTGAGGAGAGTCCATTCGGGGTGTGGGGAGCCATGGGGACACGGGCCGGGATCGAGATCATCCCTTCAGAAAGGGAGGCAGCGTTTCAAACCTATCCAGGCTACTGA
- a CDS encoding integron integrase, giving the protein MAGSSQAETRWPQDNWHEQRDKWAKIWFEKLSRFHGRKPQATWEFTADDVIAFLRDRLRRKTPAWKRLKIIQSLICYRRYVQAAPFDDLMFIRTKLEDLALAEKVKEERLRESGDVTAEEIEDVVGHIDPSEPDVIQNLRRAIRGRQDTLETERAYVSNVKAFMQDRGLKCQADFAEIHATDVEAHLTDLAVDGNVAPSTQNRAFYALLYVFQHVLKREMGEVQAIRSSKGKQIPTVLSVDEIEQIFAHLNGVHLLIAKLLYGCGMRISEALRLRMKDFDFDRMVIEVHASKGGKSRIVPMPASVVPDIRKWMESRRVLHEHDLEQGQASVCLPKALERKYPAAARELKWQYLFASHRLSRDPRTRVLRRHHLHKDTFPANLRAAVQKAGIHKHISSHVFRHSFATHLLREGTDICTIQELLGHADIKTTRIYLHSLNREDVKVVSPLDRMTSNHAAIAPNHEAAAADTGDSAQAESCGGDGAVEGSEAESANPEHLAACENVGVARKLTALESELSAPKGHTLKSRNASPSDAGPSDAGPSDAAARRVSDARPAPAASLAGPRRTRLGWWSHAARAFQRASVVVGGFLSLS; this is encoded by the coding sequence ATGGCTGGCTCTAGTCAGGCTGAAACGAGGTGGCCTCAAGACAATTGGCACGAGCAGCGTGATAAGTGGGCGAAGATTTGGTTCGAGAAGCTCAGTCGCTTCCATGGTCGCAAGCCCCAGGCGACCTGGGAATTCACAGCCGACGATGTGATCGCGTTCCTCCGCGACCGCCTGCGCCGCAAAACGCCCGCTTGGAAACGTCTCAAAATCATTCAGTCGCTGATTTGCTATCGCCGTTACGTCCAGGCCGCTCCGTTTGATGACCTGATGTTCATTCGGACGAAACTCGAAGATCTTGCACTCGCGGAGAAGGTCAAAGAAGAACGGCTGAGAGAGTCAGGTGACGTCACGGCCGAGGAGATCGAAGACGTTGTTGGCCATATCGATCCGAGTGAGCCGGACGTGATCCAGAACCTGCGTCGTGCCATACGCGGGCGGCAGGACACGCTCGAGACCGAACGAGCCTACGTGTCGAATGTGAAGGCGTTCATGCAAGATCGAGGGCTCAAGTGCCAAGCGGATTTTGCTGAGATTCACGCGACCGATGTGGAGGCCCATTTGACGGATCTCGCAGTGGATGGGAATGTTGCCCCATCGACTCAGAATCGAGCTTTCTACGCCCTCTTGTACGTGTTTCAACATGTGTTGAAACGCGAAATGGGCGAAGTGCAGGCGATTCGCTCGAGCAAGGGGAAACAGATTCCCACCGTACTGAGCGTGGATGAGATTGAGCAGATTTTCGCCCACCTAAACGGCGTTCATTTGTTGATCGCCAAGCTGCTCTATGGATGCGGGATGCGGATCAGTGAAGCGTTGCGGCTGCGAATGAAGGATTTCGACTTTGACCGGATGGTGATCGAAGTCCACGCCTCCAAGGGAGGCAAGAGTCGAATCGTGCCGATGCCAGCGAGCGTCGTTCCGGACATCCGGAAGTGGATGGAATCGCGTCGCGTGCTGCACGAGCACGATTTAGAACAGGGTCAAGCGTCGGTGTGCCTACCGAAGGCGTTGGAGCGGAAGTATCCCGCTGCTGCACGAGAATTGAAGTGGCAATATTTGTTCGCGTCCCACCGCCTGTCACGCGACCCACGGACCCGTGTACTGCGACGACATCATTTGCACAAAGACACGTTCCCAGCGAACTTGCGAGCGGCGGTACAGAAGGCAGGGATCCACAAGCACATCAGCTCGCATGTTTTTCGTCATAGCTTTGCCACGCATCTGCTGCGTGAGGGAACCGATATCTGCACCATCCAGGAGTTGCTCGGTCACGCGGACATCAAGACGACGCGGATTTACTTGCACTCGCTCAACCGCGAGGACGTGAAGGTGGTCAGTCCGCTGGATCGGATGACGTCGAATCACGCTGCGATTGCCCCCAACCACGAAGCGGCTGCCGCGGACACGGGAGACTCGGCGCAGGCAGAATCGTGTGGCGGTGATGGGGCAGTCGAAGGCTCGGAAGCGGAGTCAGCAAATCCCGAGCACCTGGCGGCTTGCGAGAACGTCGGAGTTGCTCGCAAGCTCACAGCGTTGGAGAGCGAGCTGTCAGCACCCAAGGGCCACACGCTGAAGAGCCGCAACGCAAGTCCAAGCGACGCAGGTCCAAGCGACGCAGGTCCAAGCGACGCGGCGGCGAGACGCGTGAGTGATGCGAGACCAGCACCCGCAGCATCATTGGCAGGTCCGCGGCGAACTCGGTTGGGGTGGTGGAGCCACGCGGCAAGGGCATTCCAGCGGGCCTCAGTCGTGGTGGGCGGCTTCCTGTCATTGAGCTGA
- a CDS encoding tyrosine-type recombinase/integrase, giving the protein MPRKRQMTWQAGTENRSGRWRKKYKGRVFQASGGRGKHDGEAYSNAWDGFQEFKKKIDEEEAQKPKPQQAEYDEAIGEWRLVLQWSMENANTQYASLARSKVEELTTRLERSKPQPLNPEDRFRSHLGWPAHLIESVAARIPKPSEPTDQSPPVVIDPSTLDTSSMDGTSQRIEREIWRDRLQVQEQKQVEDHNTLGTSVDSYLATKLAKVKAGHLTAGRYDPMRTHLHHFRDWLGASTAVTSINGKVLTDYHSEMLTAISEERLSADYTKNRLATVKSFVQWLWRIEAIEELPRVLSPGSHDLRISRKTTTPEVFTIEEVKTLLAAATDRTKLYLLLMLNTGSTQKDLSDLLPSEVDWKKGTITRKRSKTAKHKGVPTVTYVLWKETFRLLQQERSSDAATVLVNHEGTPLKVETLADDGKLKKIDNVASAFSRLKRKKGIKKPLKYFRKTSANLIKSNKDYRGLEVLFLGHAPATVADRHYTQAPQQQLNEALAWLGKQYGIE; this is encoded by the coding sequence GTGCCGAGAAAGCGTCAAATGACTTGGCAAGCGGGGACTGAGAACCGTAGCGGCCGCTGGCGGAAAAAGTATAAGGGCCGGGTCTTTCAGGCTTCAGGCGGACGCGGCAAGCACGACGGGGAGGCCTACAGCAACGCATGGGACGGCTTTCAGGAATTCAAAAAGAAGATCGATGAGGAGGAAGCGCAAAAGCCGAAGCCGCAGCAGGCGGAGTACGATGAGGCCATTGGGGAATGGCGGCTCGTGCTGCAATGGTCGATGGAAAATGCCAACACGCAGTACGCGTCACTAGCGAGAAGCAAAGTTGAAGAATTGACGACCCGCCTGGAACGTTCTAAGCCGCAGCCGCTGAATCCGGAGGATCGATTCCGTTCCCACCTCGGCTGGCCAGCACATCTCATTGAATCGGTGGCTGCCCGTATCCCGAAGCCTTCGGAGCCGACAGATCAATCGCCACCGGTAGTAATCGACCCATCTACGCTGGACACCTCGTCGATGGATGGCACTTCGCAGCGAATTGAACGTGAGATCTGGCGGGATCGTCTTCAAGTCCAGGAGCAAAAACAAGTCGAAGACCACAATACGCTTGGCACGAGTGTGGACTCCTATTTGGCGACGAAACTGGCCAAGGTTAAGGCTGGTCACCTCACCGCTGGCCGTTACGATCCCATGCGTACTCACCTGCACCACTTTCGCGATTGGCTCGGTGCATCGACTGCGGTCACGTCGATCAATGGAAAGGTTCTTACTGATTATCATTCGGAAATGCTCACTGCTATCTCCGAAGAGAGGCTGTCTGCTGATTACACCAAGAACCGGCTAGCCACCGTCAAATCTTTCGTCCAATGGCTTTGGCGGATCGAGGCGATCGAAGAACTGCCACGCGTACTGTCGCCTGGAAGCCACGATTTGCGAATCAGCCGCAAAACCACGACGCCTGAGGTCTTCACCATCGAGGAAGTTAAAACTCTACTCGCTGCTGCAACGGATCGCACGAAGCTGTACCTGCTTCTAATGCTCAACACGGGATCGACCCAGAAAGACCTAAGCGACTTGCTGCCCTCCGAGGTAGATTGGAAAAAGGGGACGATCACGCGGAAAAGATCGAAGACCGCGAAACACAAGGGTGTTCCGACCGTGACCTACGTCCTGTGGAAGGAGACGTTTCGCCTGCTGCAGCAGGAGCGAAGCTCGGATGCCGCGACTGTACTCGTGAACCACGAGGGAACTCCACTAAAAGTGGAGACCCTAGCCGATGATGGGAAGCTGAAAAAGATCGACAACGTGGCGAGTGCATTCTCCAGACTTAAGCGAAAGAAAGGCATCAAAAAGCCGCTAAAATACTTTCGAAAAACATCGGCGAACCTAATCAAGTCGAATAAGGATTACCGCGGATTGGAGGTGCTATTTCTCGGCCATGCACCGGCAACGGTCGCAGACCGTCACTATACCCAAGCTCCGCAGCAACAGCTAAACGAGGCACTCGCCTGGCTCGGCAAACAGTACGGGATCGAATAG
- a CDS encoding YifB family Mg chelatase-like AAA ATPase, with the protein MLARLKTFTLLGIEAMPVDVEVDISPAAMPKTILVGLPDTAVKESTHRVERAISNSGFIRPTDRVVINLAPGDLPKQAPSFDLPIALGVLAGSGQLDAERIEDYAVVGELALEGITRPIKGVLSIAIEAAKDQSLKGLIVPSENAPEAAVVEDLEVIAVDSLAQCVAFLAGEIEIPAVPSRLEEIFEQFSEYDVDFADVRGQELAKRAMTLAAAGRHNLLMIGPPGSGKTMLAKRIPTILPQLLPAESIETTRIYSAVGQLPSKQPLLAKRPFRCPHHTISDAGLVGGGSPPSPGEISKAHNGILFLDELPEFNRKTLEVMRQPLEDGVVTISRALRSTTFPADFMLIAAANPCPCGYRSDPRRSCNCTPPQIERYMGKISGPLLDRIDIHIEVPAVPFEELSAKTTTTESSAMMRENVVRARAAQSDRFQHSPVRYNAQMTSRQVRQYCELNTASKQLLRVGVESLGLSARAHDKILRVARTIADIAASDKIDEEHLAEAISYRNLDADLWV; encoded by the coding sequence ATGCTGGCACGACTGAAGACATTCACGTTGTTGGGCATTGAAGCGATGCCAGTCGACGTGGAAGTCGACATATCGCCTGCCGCGATGCCGAAGACCATTTTGGTCGGATTGCCCGACACGGCCGTGAAAGAATCGACGCATCGCGTGGAACGGGCGATTTCCAATAGCGGTTTCATCCGCCCCACCGATCGCGTTGTGATCAACTTAGCCCCCGGTGATTTGCCCAAGCAAGCTCCCTCGTTCGACCTACCGATCGCACTGGGGGTACTCGCCGGCAGCGGCCAGCTCGATGCCGAACGGATTGAGGACTACGCGGTCGTCGGCGAACTCGCCCTGGAAGGCATTACCCGCCCCATCAAAGGCGTGTTGTCGATCGCGATCGAAGCTGCCAAAGACCAATCACTCAAAGGATTGATCGTCCCCTCGGAGAACGCGCCCGAGGCCGCCGTTGTGGAAGACCTCGAAGTGATCGCGGTCGATTCTCTGGCGCAGTGCGTGGCCTTCTTGGCCGGTGAGATCGAGATCCCGGCGGTGCCGAGTCGTCTTGAAGAGATCTTTGAGCAGTTCAGTGAATATGACGTTGACTTCGCCGACGTACGGGGCCAAGAACTCGCCAAGCGAGCGATGACCTTGGCCGCCGCCGGACGACATAATCTATTGATGATCGGGCCACCGGGCAGCGGGAAAACGATGCTCGCTAAACGCATCCCGACGATTCTGCCTCAGCTACTGCCCGCCGAGTCGATCGAGACGACCCGTATCTACAGTGCCGTTGGCCAACTGCCGTCCAAACAGCCGCTGCTGGCCAAACGTCCGTTTCGTTGTCCCCACCATACAATCAGTGACGCGGGCCTGGTCGGTGGTGGCAGTCCACCATCGCCCGGTGAAATCAGCAAGGCTCACAATGGGATCTTGTTCCTCGACGAATTGCCTGAATTCAATCGCAAAACACTCGAAGTCATGCGGCAACCGCTCGAAGATGGTGTTGTCACGATCTCGCGGGCGCTGCGGAGCACTACCTTTCCTGCCGATTTCATGCTGATCGCGGCGGCGAACCCCTGTCCATGCGGATATCGCAGCGATCCCCGACGAAGCTGCAATTGCACGCCACCCCAGATCGAACGGTACATGGGTAAGATTTCGGGACCGTTGCTCGATCGAATTGATATTCATATCGAAGTGCCCGCCGTCCCGTTTGAAGAGTTATCGGCCAAGACCACGACGACCGAGAGCAGTGCGATGATGCGTGAGAACGTCGTCCGTGCTCGCGCTGCACAGAGTGATCGGTTCCAGCACAGTCCGGTGCGTTACAACGCTCAAATGACCAGTCGCCAAGTTCGACAGTACTGCGAACTCAATACCGCCAGTAAGCAGTTGCTCAGAGTCGGAGTAGAGTCGCTCGGCTTATCCGCCCGCGCCCACGACAAGATTCTGCGGGTCGCCCGCACGATCGCCGATATCGCCGCCAGCGACAAGATCGACGAAGAACATCTCGCCGAAGCGATCAGCTACCGAAACCTCGATGCCGACCTATGGGTATAA
- a CDS encoding trypsin-like peptidase domain-containing protein has product MALSIHCDNCGKFFKIASLDDQDSVTCTACGHVFEPQLASHVTGEDVIEVGEADIVDHTDAIGDVTASDVQSDVMTEASVVDAVPSPRPLVSPGNAAGVQRPRSNSLLFAAFAGAGAMLLVVAMVGSAWWVMAPEISQPTPETVADPGVTKSLEMPWDVADANRHLRHNKEPLELPSNAREPTKKLSTVTDQTFPRKSTEAEVRAKLERGKEHVAVSPSASRGLSEQDRARVIEEIKSATVFIRVETSTGLQSGSGFLFQRSKNWGTIVTNVHVIEPDEGKIEKITCVFFSGTKREFEVAATVSCTDERSDLAFLRAYDEKIPAPIHSARDADVYETSTVLAAGFPFGELLKTNRRNPSITITKGTVSSLRRDDFDVVSVLQIDGGINPGNSGGPVVSEDGRLVGVAVAKVQGTSIGFAIPTDVLQQTVLGRIKWISVEKTNKEVGRHQFRIRFADPNRMVKSGELIVFRRSDQSVDRPAANGAWSAAAEQLLASKPLRVATFTHDGVSNASTVLDLPSENNLMFQVRVSRRDGGEHWCPPGKLPQSLELGVATTVPLSGDEDEPEVDDNSDRKSAIAVLPTLMRDFALNLTTGDVACLDPVKHQVHLIRADSLKSADYSSCPKLSIGKDPVSIAYKRYLERDYFIAACSQSSELYLLTADSLELVNKISIGRTPISRVMASINHADPFVYYSVGGDGDSSVGAIDLRQMTDCGVVFDGSADFAISADGRFAYRHATPSSRELESLRMVSDFSADLPTFVRTGGGIATPSACVPGPIGHVVASDTHIYSADLSDQLATLDFNPACFSRTRPVIIGISGSQLTSQRKLILRAASLNTWLSTTANVEIPPELVHLVAVAPQRERPQPNAKQVYLDARLFVDDLNQQLVYASLDKIALIPLDAFNLRDDEPMMNLSVSSADLQVGEETKVDLRTTDSKVSVEVGEMPAGMKQVVSGLSWRPQGTQIGTTTIPITLTFDDIERSAEFQVHVRQPSIRTPFVVKDFLVDPEQEFYVCWSAPKDVGQLPRRSGKKGGKGCTLCFIPLTAGSETITTELSFGIKQAVLLGNRLALLPADEDQQIFIHHLETLEREHLLLSSFAVESIAVQDAELSLYGDGSVDIYSAESLKRLRNEVTQRKVSQLREHSRQMFVDGRLVGGVLHGWSDSQPTLILSPGQVPTLADFNSSLIDGRFLRQGNSPSSELSGPQDSQSHAAILAGPVTIPEADLRVSLENRMDVTQNSGDGREQTEQRVNLLVSGGGRPWVARVPVVRELMIPGVRPGRPVMHVSGANVLVGCGDRIYRLSASSLRDEAASEPIESEGRLSEELHFAPRQSDFMLADKTLSLSHEVLGGSPPYDVFLMTRCQGVQWNDETGEVTLSREALLPAAATVLTALVDGLDSSSVSTKLRDRALDLSDAFEQLTGRTLNGFPIAVPIHLKASDSEGAIAEIQYFVLVDIPLDEAVAVTQSGQMKDE; this is encoded by the coding sequence ATGGCGTTAAGTATTCATTGTGACAACTGCGGTAAGTTCTTCAAAATCGCATCCTTGGATGATCAGGACTCCGTTACCTGTACTGCCTGTGGGCACGTGTTTGAACCGCAGTTAGCGTCCCATGTGACTGGCGAGGACGTGATCGAAGTTGGAGAAGCCGACATTGTTGATCATACTGACGCGATCGGCGACGTGACAGCAAGCGATGTTCAATCGGATGTGATGACTGAGGCATCGGTCGTTGATGCGGTGCCGTCACCCAGGCCCCTGGTCTCCCCTGGCAATGCGGCAGGTGTCCAGCGACCGCGATCAAACTCGCTGCTGTTCGCCGCATTCGCAGGCGCGGGAGCGATGCTATTGGTGGTCGCGATGGTTGGATCGGCGTGGTGGGTGATGGCCCCCGAGATTTCGCAGCCAACGCCGGAGACGGTGGCTGACCCAGGCGTGACCAAGTCATTGGAGATGCCCTGGGACGTTGCCGACGCAAATCGGCATTTGCGTCATAACAAAGAACCCCTTGAGCTCCCATCAAACGCCCGCGAACCAACGAAGAAGCTAAGCACAGTGACGGATCAAACCTTCCCTCGGAAATCAACCGAGGCAGAGGTCCGAGCGAAACTCGAGCGAGGTAAGGAACACGTCGCGGTATCGCCATCTGCTTCCAGAGGCTTGTCCGAGCAGGATCGAGCCCGGGTCATCGAGGAGATCAAGTCTGCAACCGTGTTTATCCGTGTGGAGACGTCAACGGGCCTGCAGTCGGGATCGGGTTTCTTATTCCAGCGGAGCAAAAACTGGGGGACGATCGTGACGAACGTGCACGTGATCGAACCCGACGAGGGGAAGATTGAAAAGATCACTTGCGTTTTCTTTAGTGGGACAAAACGCGAATTTGAGGTCGCCGCAACCGTGTCATGCACGGACGAACGTAGTGATTTGGCCTTTTTAAGAGCCTATGACGAAAAAATCCCCGCCCCCATTCACTCAGCGCGGGATGCCGACGTCTACGAAACGTCCACGGTGTTGGCGGCTGGATTTCCATTTGGTGAGCTATTGAAGACGAATCGACGAAATCCTTCTATCACCATCACGAAAGGCACGGTGTCGAGCTTACGTCGGGACGATTTCGATGTCGTTTCAGTGCTGCAGATCGACGGCGGTATCAACCCAGGAAACTCAGGGGGCCCAGTTGTCTCAGAAGACGGGCGGCTCGTCGGCGTTGCCGTCGCAAAAGTCCAGGGCACAAGTATTGGTTTCGCGATTCCTACCGATGTCCTTCAACAAACCGTCCTGGGACGTATCAAGTGGATTTCTGTTGAGAAAACGAATAAAGAAGTTGGGCGTCATCAGTTCAGAATTCGATTTGCTGATCCCAACAGAATGGTGAAATCAGGGGAGTTGATCGTCTTCCGACGTTCCGATCAGAGCGTCGATCGGCCTGCTGCCAACGGGGCTTGGTCAGCGGCAGCGGAACAGCTGCTGGCGTCGAAACCTCTGCGGGTCGCGACGTTCACTCACGACGGTGTATCCAATGCGAGTACAGTGCTCGACCTCCCGTCCGAAAACAATCTCATGTTTCAGGTCCGGGTCAGTCGCAGAGACGGAGGCGAACATTGGTGCCCGCCCGGCAAGCTACCGCAGTCGCTCGAACTGGGGGTGGCGACCACGGTGCCGTTGAGCGGTGACGAGGATGAACCTGAGGTGGATGATAACAGCGATCGCAAGTCCGCCATCGCGGTCTTGCCAACATTGATGCGAGATTTTGCACTCAACCTGACGACCGGTGATGTCGCGTGTCTTGATCCCGTCAAGCATCAAGTTCATTTGATTCGTGCGGATAGTTTGAAGTCTGCTGACTACAGTTCTTGCCCCAAACTGAGTATCGGCAAAGATCCCGTGTCGATCGCGTATAAGCGGTATCTCGAACGAGATTACTTTATCGCTGCTTGCTCGCAATCGTCCGAACTCTATTTGCTGACCGCGGATTCGCTTGAATTGGTTAACAAAATTTCCATTGGACGGACGCCGATTTCTCGCGTGATGGCGTCGATCAACCATGCTGATCCGTTTGTATATTACAGCGTTGGGGGCGACGGTGACTCATCCGTCGGCGCAATCGATTTACGGCAGATGACGGATTGCGGCGTAGTCTTTGATGGTTCGGCTGACTTCGCGATCTCGGCAGATGGTCGATTCGCCTATCGGCACGCGACTCCATCTTCCCGCGAATTGGAATCGCTTCGCATGGTAAGCGACTTCTCAGCGGATCTACCGACCTTCGTGCGAACCGGCGGCGGGATTGCAACGCCGAGTGCATGCGTTCCAGGCCCCATCGGTCATGTCGTCGCATCCGACACACATATCTATTCGGCTGACCTTAGCGACCAACTCGCTACCCTGGACTTCAATCCAGCCTGTTTTTCGCGGACTCGTCCGGTGATCATTGGTATCTCAGGTAGTCAGCTCACTTCACAGCGGAAGCTGATCCTCCGAGCAGCATCCCTCAACACCTGGTTATCGACTACCGCCAACGTGGAGATCCCACCTGAACTGGTTCACCTCGTCGCGGTTGCCCCGCAACGGGAACGCCCGCAGCCGAATGCCAAGCAGGTGTATCTAGATGCGAGATTGTTTGTGGACGACCTCAATCAGCAGCTGGTTTATGCGTCCCTGGACAAAATCGCATTGATTCCATTGGATGCGTTTAACTTGCGAGACGACGAGCCCATGATGAACTTGTCAGTTTCATCGGCTGATTTACAGGTTGGAGAAGAAACAAAAGTCGATTTGCGAACGACCGATTCGAAGGTCTCGGTCGAAGTGGGGGAGATGCCTGCTGGCATGAAACAGGTCGTCAGTGGATTGAGTTGGCGTCCACAAGGAACGCAAATCGGCACGACAACGATTCCGATTACACTCACATTTGATGACATAGAAAGGAGTGCCGAGTTTCAGGTGCATGTCAGGCAGCCTTCCATAAGAACTCCCTTCGTTGTAAAAGATTTTTTGGTGGATCCCGAGCAAGAGTTCTACGTCTGTTGGTCGGCGCCAAAGGACGTTGGGCAGCTGCCAAGGCGGAGCGGAAAGAAGGGCGGGAAAGGATGTACGTTGTGCTTCATTCCCCTGACTGCCGGATCGGAGACGATCACTACCGAGCTATCCTTCGGTATCAAGCAAGCGGTCTTACTGGGGAACCGGCTGGCCTTGTTGCCAGCAGACGAAGATCAACAGATCTTTATTCATCATCTGGAAACTCTCGAGCGAGAACATTTACTGCTGTCGAGTTTTGCTGTTGAATCGATCGCAGTGCAAGACGCTGAGCTGTCACTTTACGGCGACGGGAGCGTCGATATCTACTCAGCTGAGTCGTTGAAGCGTCTGCGAAATGAAGTTACACAGAGAAAAGTATCACAACTGCGAGAGCATTCGCGCCAGATGTTCGTCGATGGCCGGCTTGTCGGTGGTGTATTGCATGGCTGGTCTGATTCGCAACCGACGTTGATCCTTTCGCCTGGACAGGTGCCCACACTTGCCGACTTCAACAGCAGCTTGATCGACGGTCGTTTTCTGCGTCAGGGCAATTCACCATCGAGCGAGTTGTCAGGACCACAGGATTCGCAATCCCATGCCGCCATTCTCGCGGGGCCCGTCACGATTCCAGAGGCGGATCTGCGAGTCTCACTGGAGAATCGTATGGACGTGACACAGAATTCGGGAGACGGTCGGGAGCAGACAGAGCAACGTGTCAACCTGTTGGTGTCGGGTGGGGGCAGACCGTGGGTCGCACGCGTACCCGTCGTTCGAGAGCTGATGATTCCGGGTGTACGCCCTGGCCGGCCGGTGATGCACGTATCAGGAGCGAACGTATTGGTCGGCTGTGGAGATCGAATCTATCGCCTAAGTGCTTCCTCGCTCCGAGACGAGGCTGCCAGTGAGCCGATTGAAAGCGAGGGGCGCTTGAGTGAGGAACTGCATTTTGCGCCACGTCAGTCGGATTTCATGCTGGCCGACAAAACCTTGTCTCTCAGTCACGAAGTGCTTGGTGGCAGTCCACCGTACGATGTATTTCTGATGACTCGCTGTCAGGGCGTTCAATGGAACGACGAGACAGGCGAAGTAACATTGTCGCGGGAAGCTCTTTTGCCAGCCGCAGCGACGGTTCTCACCGCTCTCGTCGATGGATTGGATTCCAGTAGTGTCAGTACTAAACTGAGAGATCGCGCGCTCGATTTGAGTGACGCATTCGAGCAATTGACGGGACGGACGCTCAATGGCTTTCCAATCGCGGTACCAATCCATCTCAAGGCAAGTGACAGCGAGGGAGCCATCGCCGAGATTCAATACTTTGTCTTGGTCGACATCCCACTGGATGAAGCCGTCGCAGTAACCCAATCAGGTCAAATGAAAGATGAATAA